Proteins encoded by one window of Martelella endophytica:
- a CDS encoding DUF4376 domain-containing protein: MATTITPDSANALNPDLDHDALGYLLSLAYPGAEPGRDFSTGHIVDDETGERVGSAVILDWQIDAAFPAPGDLHALFDAHRDAVEAFVQERSNRALRHAIDAERDLRIAAGFVFSGVMYQSRAEDRENIAGAATAALGAIINGAAAGDYRWHGGASDFVWIAADNSTHKMDAATMYALGQAALAHKQAHLFAARALKDLLPIPADFAADRNWPE, from the coding sequence ATGGCGACCACAATCACGCCCGACAGCGCCAATGCGCTCAATCCGGATCTCGACCACGATGCGCTCGGATATCTGCTCTCGCTGGCCTATCCCGGCGCAGAACCGGGCAGGGACTTTAGCACTGGCCATATTGTCGATGACGAGACCGGCGAGCGCGTCGGTTCGGCCGTGATTCTCGACTGGCAGATCGATGCGGCCTTTCCAGCGCCGGGTGATCTTCATGCCCTGTTCGATGCACATCGCGATGCGGTCGAGGCCTTCGTCCAGGAGCGTTCAAACCGCGCTCTGCGCCATGCTATCGATGCCGAACGCGACCTCAGGATTGCGGCAGGTTTTGTCTTCAGCGGCGTAATGTATCAATCCCGGGCCGAGGACCGGGAGAACATTGCCGGCGCGGCAACGGCCGCCCTTGGCGCCATCATCAACGGTGCTGCGGCGGGCGACTATCGCTGGCATGGCGGCGCCAGCGATTTTGTCTGGATCGCAGCCGACAACAGCACGCACAAGATGGATGCAGCGACCATGTATGCGCTTGGCCAGGCAGCACTTGCCCACAAGCAGGCGCACCTCTTCGCTGCCCGGGCGCTGAAGGATCTGTTACCGATCCCGGCTGATTTTGCCGCCGACAGAAACTGGCCGGAGTAG